CTGGTGGTGGCCATGAAGATGAAGGCGATGCTGGCCAGCAACCGCAGGTCGAAGCGCGAGGCGTACTTGCCGACGAACGGGGTCATGATCACCGGCAGGATGCCGATCGGCGCGGTGGCCAGGCCGGCCCAGATCGCGGTGTAGCCCATGTCGCGCTGCAGCCACTGCGGGATCAGCAGCGACACGCTGAAGAACGCCGCATAGGCCACGATCAGCGCCATGGTGCCGGCGCGGAAGTTGCGGTGGCGGAACAGGCGCAGGTCGACGATCGGATCCTTGTCGGTCAGTTCCCAGATCAGGAACACCGCCAGCGCGACCGCCGAGATCGCGGCCAGCACGACGATCTTGGTCGAATTGAACCAGTCCTCGTCGTTGCCCAGGTCCAGCACCACCTGCAGGCAGCCCACGCCGATGATCAGGGTGATCAGGCCGACGTAGTCCATGCGCGGGCGTTCGGTGGGTTCGGGACGATCGCGTAACTGCGAGCCGACCACGGTCGCGGCGATGATGCCCAGCGGCACGTTGATCAGGAAGATCCATTCCCAGCTGTAGTTGTCGGTGATCCAGCCGCCGAGGATCGGCCCGGCGATGGGCGCGACCACGGTGATCATCGCCAGCAGCGCCAGCGCCTGGCCGCGTTTCTCGCGCGGATAGATCGACACCAGCAGGCTCTGGGTGATCGGGTACATCGGGCCGCAGACGAAGCCCTGCAGCGCGCGCGACACCACCAGCATGCCCATGCTCTGGGCCAGGCCGCACAGCAGCGAGGCCGCGGTGAAGGCCAGCGTGGCCCACACGAACAGCTTGGTCTCGCCGAAGCGGCGGCTGAGGAAGCCGGTCAGCGGCAGCGCGATGGCGTTGCTGACCGCGAACGAGGTGATGACCCAGGTGGCCTGCTGCGAACTGGCGCCGAGGTTGCCGGCGATGGTGGGCAGCGACACGTTGGCGATGGTGGTGTCGAGCACCTGCATGAACGAGGCCATCGCCAGGCCCACCGTGCACAACGCCACACTGGCCGGGCGGAACCCGGCGGCCGGTGCGCCCGGAGCCCCGGGCGCGGCGGGAGCGGCAGCTTGGTTGGACATGACCGGGCTCAGTTCGCCTTGGCGGCGTCGGGCAGGTTGGCGTGGATGATCTGCTTCACGGCCGCGTCGGCCTGCTGCAGCTGCTGCGCATAGACGTCGGTATCCAGCAGCGTGCCGCTGGCCGGCTTGGCCGGCAGCACCCCGCCGTTCTGGTCATGCAGGTTGACGTCGGCCTTCATCGACAGGCCGATGCGCAGCGGGTGCTGCTCCAGTTGCTTGGCGTCGATGGCGATGCGCACCGGCACGCGCTGCACGATCTTGATCCAGTTGCCGCTGGCGTTCTGCGCCGGCAGCAGCGAGAACGCGCTGCCGGTGCCGATGCCCAGGCTCTGCACGGTGCCGCGGTAGGTCACCGCGCTGCCGTACACGTCCGACTCCAGTTCCACCGGCTGGCCCAGGCGCATGTGCTTGAGCTGGGTTTCCTTGAAGTTGGCGTCCACCCACACCTGGTTCAGCGGCACCACCGCCATCAGCGCGGTGCCGGGCTGCACGCGCTGGCCGACCTGCACCGAGCGCCGCGCCACGTAGCCGGACACCGGCGCGACGATGGCACTGCGGGCGTTGTTGAGGAAGGCCTGACGCACCTGCGCGGCGGCGCCCTGCACGTCGGGCTGGTCGGCCACGCCGTTCTCGTCGATCAAGGCGCGGTTGCGCGCCAGGGTCTCGCGCGAGCCGCTGACCGCGGCCTCGGCGGCAGCCAGCTGGTCGCGGGCATGCGCCAGCTCTTCGGCGGAGATCGCGCCGGTGGCGACCAGGCTGGCGCGGCGGGCGACGTCGGCGCGGGCGCGCTGCAGGGTCACCTGCTGCGCGGACAGTTCGGCCTGGGCGCCCTCGACCGAGCGGTACAGACCGCGCACCTGGCGCACGGTGCGCGCCAGATTGGCCTCGGCCTGCTGCAGCGCGACCTCGGTGTCGGCCGGGTCGAGCTTGACCAGCGGCTGGCCGCGCTCCACGCGCATGCCGTCGTCGGCATCGATGCGCACCACGGTGCCGGCCACCATCGGGGTGATCTGCACCAGGTTGCCCTGCACGTAGGCGTCGTCGGTGTCCTCGTGCCAGCGGCCGACCAGGAAGTACCAGATCGCCAGCGCGATCAGCACCAGCACCACTACCACGGCCAGGCCGCGCAGCAGCTTGCCGCGCCGGCTGGAGGCGGGAGCGGAGGAAGCGGGGGTCGTTGTCTGATTCATTGCAGCGATCTCAGGAATGCGAAGGTGCGGAAGAAGAGCTCGGCGCGTCGGCGGCGGAGGTGGCGTCGTAGCCGCCGCCCAGCGCCTGATTCAGGCGCACCGAGACCAGGATCTGATTGGCTTGCAGGGACGCCAGGCGCTGTTGCGCGTCGAGCAACTGCTGCTGCGCGCTGAGCACGTCCAGGTAGTTGCCGATGCCGGCGCGGTAGCGCTGCTGCGACAGGTCGAAGGCGGCCTGTGCGGTCTCCAGCGCCTGCGCCTGCTGCTGCGCCTGCTCGGCCAGCGAACGCGCCGCGTTGACCTGGTCGGCCACCTCGCGCAGCGCCGCCACCAGGGTCTGGTTGTAGTTGGCCACCGCCAGGTCGTATTGCGCATCGCGCTCGGCCAGCTGGCTGCGCAGCCGCCCGCTGTCGAACAGCGGCAGGCTCACGCCGGGGCTGAGCAGGCCCAGCACCGAGGAACTCTTGAACAGGTCGCCCGGGTTGGTGGCTGCCACGCCGCCCAGCAGGCTCAGGTTGATGCTGGGATAGAACTGCGCCTTGGCCGCATGGATGCCCTGCGAGGCGGCTTCCACGCGCCAGCGCGCGGCGACCACGTCGGGTCGGCGGCCGAGCAGGTCGCTGGGCAGCACCGACGGCACCCGCGCGGCCTGGGGGTCGAGCAGGCGCGGCCGCTCGATCTGCAGCCCGCGGTCCGGGCCGCGGCCGAGCAAGGCCGCCAGCGCGGTGCGCGCTTCGTCGATCTGCTGCTGCGCGGCGGCCTGCTGCTGGCGCGCCGCCGGCACCCGCGCCTCGGCCTGGCGCAGTTGCAGGTTGCTGTCGATGCCGGCATCGCGACGCTGCCGCACCAGCTTCAGGCTGTTCTCCGAGCGCGCCAGTTCGGCGCCGGCCAGGTCGTACAGATGCCAGGCGTAGCCCAGCTGCGCGTAGGCGCGGGCGACGCCGGCCGACAGGTCCAGGCGTGCGGCCTGCGCGTCGACCTCGGCCGCATGCGCCTGGTCCACCGCCGCCTCCCACGAGGCGCGCTTGCCGCCCCACAGGTCGAAGCCGTAGCTGAAGTCCAGCAGCGCCTGTTCGTTGTGGATGTACTTGCCGCCGATCTCGTCGCCGACCAGGCCCTTGGGCAGTTGCAGGCCGGTGTAGCCGGCCGACAGCGACAGCTTGGCGCCGCGGTCGGCATCGGCCGCGCCGGCCTGCGCCTGCGCTAGGCGCAGCCGCGCATCGGCGGCGTCCAGGCTGGGCGTGCCCTGCAGGGCCTCGGCGATCAGCGCGTCGAGCTGCGGATCGCCCAGCGCCTTCCACCAGTCCTGCTGCGGCCACGGCGCCGGCGCCAGTGCGTCGGCGGCCAGGGTCTTGTCGATGTGCAGCTGGCGGTCGGCATCGAGTCGGCGCCCCTGCGGTTCCAGGCCACGGCTGCTGGCGCAGGCCGCCAGCGCCAGGGTGAGGGCCGCGACCGCGAATGGACGCAGGCGGGAAGGAGAAGAAGACAGAGTCATGTGGGCGGGTTCAGTGCGAATTGAGGGAGTCGCGGACGCGGGCCAACAACGAGAACAGTTGCTCGCGCTCTTCAGCGGACAGATCGCGCAGCGCGTCGGCGATGGCGTCGTCGCCGCGCTGTTTGAGTTGCTGCCACAGCGCGCGGCCGTCGTCGGTGAGCACGATCTGCAGCGCGCGGCGGTCCTGCGCATGCGCCTCGCGACGCACCCAGCCCAGGTCTTCCAGCTTGTCCAGCAGACGCGTCACCGCGCTGGGGTTCTGGTCGATGGCCTGGGCCAGTTCGTTGGCGGTGCATGGCGCCATGTAGGCCAGGGCCTTCATGCCGAGGTAGTGGCTGAAGCCCAGTTCCGGCTCCAACCCGGTCATGGCCTGGTCGAGACGGCGCATCAGGCCGTCACGCACCTGGCGCAGGAGCAGGCCGAACGAGGGCGGGCCAGGCAGGGAGGGAGCGCAGTTCATGGGCGCCTATTATTTTCATTTAGAAATATATGTCAAGAAAATATCCCCATGGAAATTAGATGCTGCGTTGCAACGGAGGAACGCTGACGGCGAGCGCACTGTAGCGGCGGCCGCGCCTGGCTCGGTATTACAATCGGGACAATGGATATCGAAATCGCGCCAACCCACGCCGTGCCCTCCCCGGTCGCAAACGGATCCGACAGTGCCCTGGACCCGCGCGCCATGGAGTGGTTCGAACGCGCCGATGGGCCACCCGCGCTGGCCTTTCTGGCGCATTCGCCGGTGTCGCTGCGGCGCGAGGTGGACTGGCACCGCCACGTGCGCGGCCAGTTGATCTACGTGGAGGACGGCGTGCTGGGCACCCGCACCGCGCACGGCCAGTGGTCGCTGCCGCCGGGCTGCGCCGGCTGGATGCCGCCGCAGGAACTGCACACGGTGCAGGTGTCCGGGCGGGTGCGCAGCTACCTGGTGCTGCTCCGCCCCGACGTCTGCGCCGACCTGCCGCCGCGGACCTGCGTGATCGGCATGAACGGCCTGTTCCGGGAGGTGCTGCGGCGGATGACCCAATGGGGCGTGCCGCTGGAACTGGAGGCCGAG
This genomic stretch from Xanthomonas sacchari harbors:
- a CDS encoding DHA2 family efflux MFS transporter permease subunit is translated as MSNQAAAPAAPGAPGAPAAGFRPASVALCTVGLAMASFMQVLDTTIANVSLPTIAGNLGASSQQATWVITSFAVSNAIALPLTGFLSRRFGETKLFVWATLAFTAASLLCGLAQSMGMLVVSRALQGFVCGPMYPITQSLLVSIYPREKRGQALALLAMITVVAPIAGPILGGWITDNYSWEWIFLINVPLGIIAATVVGSQLRDRPEPTERPRMDYVGLITLIIGVGCLQVVLDLGNDEDWFNSTKIVVLAAISAVALAVFLIWELTDKDPIVDLRLFRHRNFRAGTMALIVAYAAFFSVSLLIPQWLQRDMGYTAIWAGLATAPIGILPVIMTPFVGKYASRFDLRLLASIAFIFMATTSFMRSDFNLQVDFPHVAGVQLLMGVGVALFFMPVLQILLSDLDGREIAAGSGLATFLRTLGGSFAASLTTYLWAKRTQLHHAHLTEHISTYTPGMQEQVQMMGNGSLQNGAALLNNTINHQASQMGFNDIFYLLGWTFLGIIFFLWLAKPPFGGGGGAAAAGGH
- a CDS encoding MarR family winged helix-turn-helix transcriptional regulator is translated as MNCAPSLPGPPSFGLLLRQVRDGLMRRLDQAMTGLEPELGFSHYLGMKALAYMAPCTANELAQAIDQNPSAVTRLLDKLEDLGWVRREAHAQDRRALQIVLTDDGRALWQQLKQRGDDAIADALRDLSAEEREQLFSLLARVRDSLNSH
- a CDS encoding efflux transporter outer membrane subunit, producing MTLSSSPSRLRPFAVAALTLALAACASSRGLEPQGRRLDADRQLHIDKTLAADALAPAPWPQQDWWKALGDPQLDALIAEALQGTPSLDAADARLRLAQAQAGAADADRGAKLSLSAGYTGLQLPKGLVGDEIGGKYIHNEQALLDFSYGFDLWGGKRASWEAAVDQAHAAEVDAQAARLDLSAGVARAYAQLGYAWHLYDLAGAELARSENSLKLVRQRRDAGIDSNLQLRQAEARVPAARQQQAAAQQQIDEARTALAALLGRGPDRGLQIERPRLLDPQAARVPSVLPSDLLGRRPDVVAARWRVEAASQGIHAAKAQFYPSINLSLLGGVAATNPGDLFKSSSVLGLLSPGVSLPLFDSGRLRSQLAERDAQYDLAVANYNQTLVAALREVADQVNAARSLAEQAQQQAQALETAQAAFDLSQQRYRAGIGNYLDVLSAQQQLLDAQQRLASLQANQILVSVRLNQALGGGYDATSAADAPSSSSAPSHS
- a CDS encoding efflux RND transporter periplasmic adaptor subunit, with protein sequence MNQTTTPASSAPASSRRGKLLRGLAVVVVLVLIALAIWYFLVGRWHEDTDDAYVQGNLVQITPMVAGTVVRIDADDGMRVERGQPLVKLDPADTEVALQQAEANLARTVRQVRGLYRSVEGAQAELSAQQVTLQRARADVARRASLVATGAISAEELAHARDQLAAAEAAVSGSRETLARNRALIDENGVADQPDVQGAAAQVRQAFLNNARSAIVAPVSGYVARRSVQVGQRVQPGTALMAVVPLNQVWVDANFKETQLKHMRLGQPVELESDVYGSAVTYRGTVQSLGIGTGSAFSLLPAQNASGNWIKIVQRVPVRIAIDAKQLEQHPLRIGLSMKADVNLHDQNGGVLPAKPASGTLLDTDVYAQQLQQADAAVKQIIHANLPDAAKAN